From one Gemella morbillorum genomic stretch:
- a CDS encoding ATP-binding cassette domain-containing protein, with the protein MLQLKNIIKKYKTGGNEVEVLKSVNISFRESEFVSILGASGSGKTTLLNIIGGLDKYSSGDMLLLGRSTTEFKDRDWDSYRNGTIGFVFQSYNLISHLSVLENVKLALSISGESNKENYAKAKKVLEDVGLGDHINKKPNQLSGGQMQRVAIARALVTEPKIILADEPTGALDSKTSVQIMELIKEISKEKLVIMVTHNPELAKTYSDRIVRLRDGEVIEDTNPFVEETSNSDYSLKKTAMAFSSAIKSSFKNLLTKKFRTLMTIIASSIGIISIGLVLAISSGMDKYIQTMQNENLSNMPIMINANQINFGLSTEDDSSEQDAKGNELVPKSRRDVHRNLYTADALGTGETFINYIQNNAKDYYSSIDFVKGYQVMALKKNAKGDVSLVKDNKNIYSGDSIFGVLPEDKNMILKQYEVVKSSESNFEYPKGNELVLFTAYNNEIDKDTLRALGFDENSKVKYDDILGKEFSIVDNDSYYKKIADRFIPAETDDKMYDAGTKVKVVAILKAKDNVTNPNFTLGYTRELQKTMLDKEVKSDIVVAQQADKTKNIITGEKMDADTAEQVLATLGADVAPSSINIYPKTFADRDKIAEVINDFNKKVSEKYGANSADYHKYSITYADMAKQMTSIMSQMINTISLILTAFAGISLIVSSIMIGILTYVSVVERTKEIGILRAIGARKKDITRIFIAEAGLIGFASGAIGVLVAMGLAIPISSSIANALKIESFSANLDVKAIVGLILLSLVLTLIASIIPSRMAAKKDPVEALRTE; encoded by the coding sequence ATGTTACAATTAAAAAATATTATTAAAAAATATAAAACTGGCGGCAACGAAGTTGAAGTGTTAAAGTCAGTCAATATTAGTTTTCGTGAGAGTGAGTTTGTTTCAATCTTAGGTGCTAGCGGTAGTGGTAAGACTACGTTATTAAATATTATTGGAGGTTTGGATAAATATTCTTCTGGAGACATGCTTCTTCTGGGGCGTTCAACAACGGAGTTTAAAGATCGTGATTGGGATAGTTATCGTAATGGGACTATCGGTTTTGTTTTTCAAAGTTATAATTTGATTTCTCATCTAAGTGTTCTTGAGAATGTTAAATTAGCATTATCGATATCAGGAGAATCGAATAAAGAAAATTACGCAAAGGCGAAAAAAGTGCTAGAAGATGTTGGATTGGGTGATCACATTAATAAAAAACCAAATCAACTTTCTGGTGGGCAGATGCAGAGGGTAGCGATTGCGCGTGCTTTGGTAACAGAGCCGAAAATTATTCTAGCTGATGAACCAACAGGAGCACTTGATAGTAAAACAAGTGTTCAAATAATGGAACTTATTAAAGAAATAAGTAAAGAAAAATTAGTGATTATGGTTACACATAACCCAGAATTAGCTAAAACATATAGTGATAGAATCGTTCGTTTAAGAGATGGAGAAGTTATTGAAGATACAAATCCATTTGTAGAGGAAACTTCTAACAGTGATTATAGTCTTAAAAAGACAGCGATGGCATTTAGTAGTGCGATAAAATCGAGTTTTAAAAACTTGCTTACGAAAAAATTCCGTACATTGATGACGATTATTGCAAGTAGTATAGGAATTATAAGTATAGGGTTAGTACTTGCTATTTCGTCAGGGATGGATAAATATATCCAAACTATGCAAAATGAGAATCTATCAAATATGCCAATTATGATTAACGCAAATCAGATTAATTTTGGTTTAAGTACAGAAGATGATAGTTCTGAACAAGATGCTAAAGGTAATGAGTTGGTTCCTAAATCACGTCGTGATGTTCATAGAAACTTATATACTGCTGATGCGCTAGGGACTGGTGAAACATTTATCAACTACATTCAAAATAATGCTAAAGATTACTATTCATCTATTGATTTCGTTAAAGGGTATCAAGTTATGGCTCTTAAGAAGAATGCTAAAGGTGATGTGAGCTTGGTAAAAGATAATAAAAATATTTATAGTGGTGATAGTATTTTCGGAGTGCTACCAGAAGATAAAAATATGATTCTAAAGCAATACGAAGTTGTGAAATCTTCTGAAAGTAACTTTGAGTATCCTAAAGGCAACGAATTAGTGTTATTCACAGCGTACAATAATGAAATAGACAAAGATACGCTAAGAGCATTAGGGTTTGATGAAAATAGTAAAGTTAAGTATGACGATATTTTAGGAAAAGAATTTAGTATAGTTGATAATGATAGCTACTATAAAAAGATAGCGGATAGATTTATTCCGGCAGAAACAGATGATAAAATGTATGATGCAGGGACAAAAGTAAAAGTAGTTGCGATATTAAAAGCTAAAGATAATGTAACAAATCCAAATTTTACTTTAGGATATACACGTGAACTACAAAAAACAATGCTAGATAAAGAAGTTAAGTCGGATATTGTAGTTGCTCAACAAGCAGACAAAACTAAAAATATCATAACAGGTGAAAAAATGGATGCAGATACTGCAGAGCAGGTATTAGCTACATTAGGAGCAGATGTTGCACCAAGTTCAATTAATATTTATCCGAAAACATTTGCCGATCGTGATAAAATTGCAGAAGTAATTAACGACTTTAATAAAAAAGTTTCTGAGAAGTATGGAGCCAATAGTGCTGATTACCACAAATACAGTATTACTTACGCTGATATGGCAAAACAAATGACATCAATTATGTCTCAAATGATAAATACAATTTCATTAATTTTAACTGCGTTTGCGGGTATCTCACTAATCGTATCATCAATTATGATTGGTATTCTTACGTATGTATCTGTAGTTGAAAGGACAAAAGAGATTGGTATTTTACGAGCAATAGGGGCGCGTAAGAAAGATATTACTCGTATCTTTATTGCAGAGGCAGGGCTTATAGGATTTGCTTCGGGAGCGATAGGAGTTCTAGTTGCAATGGGGTTAGCGATACCTATTAGTAGCTCAATCGCAAATGCCCTTAAAATAGAGAGTTTCAGTGCGAATCTAGATGTAAAAGCAATAGTAGGATTAATCCTATTAAGTTTAGTATTAACGCTTATCGCAAGCATTATCCCATCAAGAATGGCTGCGAAAAAAGATCCAGTAGAGGCGCTGAGAACAGAGTAA
- the dprA gene encoding DNA-processing protein DprA, whose amino-acid sequence MEESCGKLSDIEKKILLSLLAIEKVTTLKIHKILKDLGCIEKFSELSLEGFKVYFGDNAEEVYEKFNNNMKFDFVSYFDFYNVKCIFCDDVYYPQDFFRLYDYPFVIFYRGNKDLLLFKRKMSIVGSRNNTSYSDTALKIIVPHLIDNNFVIVSGLASGVDSLAHQAAVKSKGYTIGVIAQGHNIVYPEQSRELYRQLEANHLIISEYFPTSPIRKYKFLERNRLVAGLSKALLVTEAAQRSGTQRTIDFALDLGNSVFCLPGRFGDKMSWSMNEYIKEGAILVNKLEDFGSELGF is encoded by the coding sequence ATGGAAGAGTCTTGTGGGAAACTATCAGATATAGAAAAAAAGATACTATTGTCGTTATTAGCGATAGAAAAAGTTACTACTTTGAAAATACATAAAATACTTAAAGACTTAGGCTGTATAGAAAAATTCTCGGAGTTGTCCTTAGAGGGGTTTAAGGTCTATTTTGGAGATAATGCAGAAGAAGTCTATGAGAAATTTAATAATAATATGAAATTTGACTTTGTTAGTTACTTTGATTTCTATAATGTGAAATGTATCTTTTGTGATGATGTTTATTATCCGCAAGATTTTTTCAGACTATATGACTATCCGTTTGTTATTTTTTATAGAGGAAACAAAGATTTATTATTATTTAAAAGAAAAATGTCAATTGTGGGCAGTAGAAATAATACTTCATATTCAGATACTGCGTTAAAAATTATTGTGCCACATTTGATAGATAATAATTTTGTTATAGTTAGTGGCTTGGCATCGGGAGTTGATAGTTTGGCTCATCAAGCAGCTGTAAAAAGCAAGGGATACACAATAGGAGTAATAGCTCAAGGGCATAATATTGTTTATCCTGAACAAAGTAGAGAGTTATACAGACAATTAGAGGCTAATCATCTTATAATATCGGAGTATTTTCCGACTTCTCCGATAAGGAAATACAAATTTTTGGAAAGAAATAGGCTTGTAGCGGGGCTTTCAAAAGCACTTTTGGTAACAGAAGCGGCACAAAGAAGTGGTACGCAACGAACGATAGATTTTGCTTTAGACTTAGGAAATTCTGTATTTTGTTTACCGGGAAGATTTGGTGATAAGATGAGTTGGTCGATGAATGAATATATAAAAGAGGGGGCGATATTAGTTAATAAATTAGAGGATTTTGGTAGTGAGCTAGGATTTTAG
- a CDS encoding methyltransferase domain-containing protein produces the protein MKIENVIKKFKDEDIYLCPKCLKQSNIQNISLVCENNHQYDFSKKGYIHLINNYKATKYSMELFEARSVIFKGEFYKEVFLELGKLVEKYSKDVLIDAGCGEGYYIRQLKEIFPEKYFFGLDNSKAAIELAVKEDKLNPYMLANIEPLPFQDNSVSCILNILTPANYNEFFRVLGEEGYLIKIIPNTDYLREIRELMGVKEYKNTETVNLIKENCTIIERVRVNKMYELDEYLAENFLKMTPLTFSKDVSKEDIKKLKKITIDLEILVCKKYNGHFY, from the coding sequence ATGAAAATAGAGAATGTTATAAAGAAATTTAAAGACGAAGACATTTACCTTTGTCCGAAGTGTTTAAAGCAATCTAATATACAAAATATAAGTCTAGTTTGTGAAAATAATCATCAATATGATTTTTCGAAAAAGGGTTATATTCATCTTATAAATAATTATAAAGCGACAAAATATAGTATGGAATTATTTGAAGCCCGAAGTGTGATTTTTAAGGGGGAGTTTTACAAAGAGGTATTTCTTGAGTTAGGAAAACTTGTAGAAAAATATTCTAAGGATGTTTTAATAGATGCTGGATGCGGTGAAGGATATTATATTAGGCAACTAAAAGAGATATTTCCTGAGAAATATTTTTTCGGACTTGATAATAGCAAGGCGGCGATAGAGCTTGCGGTAAAAGAGGATAAATTAAATCCGTATATGTTAGCGAATATTGAACCACTACCTTTTCAAGATAATAGCGTGTCGTGTATTTTAAATATTCTTACACCTGCTAACTATAATGAGTTTTTTAGGGTGTTAGGAGAAGAAGGGTATTTAATCAAAATAATACCTAATACGGATTATTTAAGGGAAATCCGTGAGTTAATGGGAGTAAAGGAATATAAAAATACTGAAACAGTAAATCTTATTAAAGAAAACTGCACCATAATAGAACGTGTTAGGGTAAATAAAATGTACGAACTGGATGAGTATTTGGCGGAGAATTTTTTAAAGATGACACCATTAACATTTTCTAAAGATGTATCAAAAGAAGATATAAAAAAATTAAAGAAAATAACTATAGATTTAGAGATTTTAGTTTGTAAAAAATATAATGGACATTTTTATTAA
- a CDS encoding D-2-hydroxyacid dehydrogenase yields MKLALFNLREDERPFVDAWLKEHPDVEVDLHEGELQLETKHLIDGKQGIVMFQNRPFAKEVYDYAKEQGVKVIANRMAGFDIHDIKYMRELGISMTNVPRYSPNAIAEHVVTTVLYISRNIKKILNNVEKHDFTWNKNIISRELRTLTVGVLGTGNIGRQSATLFKGLGCRVIGYDLYPSDAAREVLEYVDGIDELLAQSDVVTIHVPATKEYTHMVNDEFFSKMKDGSIFANAARGVLVDTKAVIRALDSGKLLGASLDVYENEGNYVPKDFSNKEFDDKVMQELIDRDDIIYTPHTAFYTETAVKNLVEGALNAATEVISTGDSPNVVNR; encoded by the coding sequence ATGAAATTAGCACTATTCAATTTAAGAGAAGACGAAAGACCATTTGTTGATGCTTGGTTAAAAGAACATCCAGATGTAGAAGTTGACTTGCATGAAGGGGAGCTTCAACTAGAAACAAAACATTTAATCGATGGCAAACAAGGTATCGTCATGTTCCAAAATAGACCATTCGCTAAAGAAGTTTATGACTATGCTAAAGAACAAGGTGTTAAAGTAATAGCAAACAGAATGGCTGGGTTTGATATCCATGATATAAAATATATGCGTGAATTAGGAATAAGTATGACAAACGTTCCACGCTACTCTCCTAATGCAATTGCAGAGCACGTAGTTACAACGGTTTTATATATTAGTAGAAATATTAAAAAAATTCTTAACAATGTAGAGAAGCACGATTTTACTTGGAACAAAAATATTATTTCAAGAGAACTTAGAACACTTACTGTCGGTGTCCTTGGTACAGGAAACATCGGACGCCAATCAGCGACATTATTCAAAGGTTTAGGCTGTCGTGTTATCGGTTATGACTTATATCCATCAGACGCTGCTCGCGAAGTACTTGAGTATGTAGATGGCATCGATGAGTTATTAGCTCAATCTGATGTAGTTACTATCCACGTTCCTGCCACTAAAGAATATACTCACATGGTAAACGATGAATTCTTCAGCAAAATGAAAGATGGCTCTATCTTTGCCAACGCTGCTCGCGGAGTTCTTGTTGATACTAAAGCTGTTATCCGTGCCTTAGATAGCGGAAAACTATTAGGAGCAAGCCTTGATGTGTATGAAAACGAAGGAAACTATGTACCTAAAGATTTCTCAAACAAAGAGTTTGATGATAAAGTGATGCAAGAATTAATCGATAGAGATGATATTATTTATACTCCTCATACTGCTTTTTACACAGAAACAGCGGTTAAAAACCTTGTAGAAGGCGCACTAAATGCAGCAACTGAAGTAATATCTACTGGTGATTCACCTAATGTTGTAAATAGATAA
- a CDS encoding YdcF family protein — protein sequence MSIELGVFIIFIFWLFIFLFVLYKDRRNLFLGISFLATILFLALYLMFIVVKYANDYPIVYYIGVIGLMGILFIVTILPLAVVLMFFYNSFMIVRREGLRLRNLLSLGTIILLIGYVVWWPSIGRYTYESMTLNGIYIYITLVVLYFICIGVSYLAASTLNIINLLPRKLDYVVVLGAGLIGERVTPLLASRIIKGIKIYSKHPGSKLIMSGGQGADEVVSEAFAMKNYALEQGVSEEDIIMEDKSTNTEENIKFSKRLMKDVNSRFALVTNYYHVYRALVLAKTLGFRCIGYGAPTKFYFTLNAFIREFIGYLYLKRKIHAIVIVSLTILFILAIAVVEIYYRVNFGGGPALKN from the coding sequence ATGTCGATAGAATTAGGAGTTTTTATTATTTTTATTTTTTGGCTATTTATATTTTTATTTGTTTTATATAAAGATAGACGAAATTTATTTTTGGGAATCAGTTTTCTAGCGACCATACTTTTTCTTGCTTTATATCTAATGTTTATTGTTGTTAAGTATGCTAATGATTATCCTATTGTCTACTATATAGGTGTGATAGGTTTAATGGGTATATTGTTTATTGTAACGATTTTACCTCTTGCTGTAGTGTTGATGTTCTTCTATAATTCGTTTATGATTGTTCGGCGAGAAGGATTAAGACTGAGAAATCTTTTGAGTCTTGGAACGATAATTTTACTTATAGGTTACGTTGTCTGGTGGCCTAGCATTGGACGATATACATACGAAAGTATGACTTTAAATGGAATTTACATCTATATTACTTTAGTAGTATTATATTTTATTTGTATTGGAGTATCATATTTAGCAGCAAGTACCTTAAATATTATAAACTTACTTCCAAGAAAACTTGATTATGTTGTTGTTCTTGGAGCAGGACTAATAGGAGAGCGTGTAACACCGCTGCTTGCTAGTCGCATAATAAAAGGGATAAAGATTTATAGTAAACATCCAGGTAGTAAACTTATTATGTCCGGAGGGCAAGGTGCCGATGAAGTAGTATCTGAAGCATTTGCAATGAAAAATTATGCGCTTGAACAAGGGGTTTCTGAAGAAGATATAATTATGGAAGATAAGTCTACTAATACAGAAGAAAATATTAAATTTTCAAAAAGGCTTATGAAAGATGTTAACTCGCGTTTCGCCTTGGTCACTAATTATTATCATGTTTACCGAGCGTTAGTTCTTGCGAAAACTTTAGGTTTTAGGTGTATTGGTTATGGAGCGCCAACAAAATTCTATTTTACTCTTAATGCATTTATTCGTGAATTTATAGGGTATTTATATTTAAAAAGAAAAATACATGCTATAGTGATAGTTAGCTTAACGATATTATTTATATTAGCCATTGCTGTTGTTGAAATATATTATCGAGTTAATTTTGGTGGAGGACCAGCATTAAAAAATTAA
- a CDS encoding autorepressor SdpR family transcription factor → MSETLKAISDPIRRNILELLKEEKKSAGDIAAEFHLTGATVSYHLSQLKKAGLIMESKYKNYIYYELNASVFEEVLMWIYELGGQKNEKNR, encoded by the coding sequence ATGAGTGAGACTTTGAAAGCTATATCTGATCCAATTAGAAGAAATATATTAGAATTGCTAAAAGAAGAAAAGAAAAGTGCAGGAGATATTGCAGCAGAATTTCATTTAACAGGGGCGACAGTATCGTATCATTTATCTCAGTTAAAAAAAGCGGGATTAATTATGGAGAGTAAATATAAAAATTATATTTACTATGAACTTAACGCTTCTGTTTTTGAAGAAGTGCTAATGTGGATATATGAATTAGGAGGGCAAAAAAATGAAAAAAATAGATAA
- a CDS encoding competence protein CoiA: MYVAYDSKDEVWNALDDKIEKEKEYHCPICGGKVIFKQGKKIQSHFAHAKNCSCQYETYKKESKEHLETKRDLYEHFMKKYRNVEVEHIFKVGENTIQIADVFIKDKNIAFEYQRSVIPYEAIKERTKGYEKAGLRLIWLIDTNKFVKTLKTYDGISYIRYAPFVDTFLNYYQGKIFFYGWDNLNKKFEFYQIWAHNLKKRNAICIKTSFDIDEFDIPLDLKLLDKDLTSKLYPEDIENYVYEQIKYDKTVKNKILSMFYNQHIELNNIPNVIGINMLEQILIKTPLIYWQGMMYKFFKEGKTYPELIRIMSNIIEFKDNIYINNIQQGEIFLKVFKQYYRELVAKEN; the protein is encoded by the coding sequence ATGTACGTAGCATACGATAGTAAAGATGAAGTTTGGAACGCCTTAGATGATAAGATAGAAAAAGAAAAAGAGTATCATTGCCCAATCTGTGGAGGAAAGGTTATTTTTAAACAAGGTAAAAAAATTCAGTCTCATTTTGCTCATGCTAAAAATTGCTCATGCCAATATGAAACGTATAAAAAAGAGAGTAAGGAGCATTTAGAGACGAAAAGAGATCTTTACGAGCATTTTATGAAAAAATATCGCAATGTAGAAGTGGAACATATTTTTAAAGTAGGTGAAAATACTATCCAAATAGCAGATGTATTTATAAAGGATAAGAATATCGCTTTTGAATATCAGCGCTCCGTAATACCTTATGAAGCGATAAAAGAACGTACAAAAGGTTATGAAAAAGCAGGATTGCGTCTGATTTGGTTAATAGATACAAATAAGTTTGTAAAAACACTTAAAACATATGACGGTATTAGTTATATACGCTATGCACCGTTTGTGGATACTTTTCTAAATTATTATCAAGGTAAGATATTTTTCTACGGTTGGGATAATCTCAATAAAAAGTTTGAATTCTATCAAATTTGGGCACATAATCTTAAAAAAAGAAATGCTATTTGTATAAAGACCAGCTTTGATATTGATGAATTTGATATACCTTTAGATTTAAAGTTACTTGATAAAGATTTGACATCTAAATTGTATCCTGAAGATATTGAAAATTACGTATATGAACAGATTAAATACGATAAAACTGTAAAAAATAAAATTCTAAGTATGTTTTATAATCAGCATATAGAGTTAAATAATATTCCGAATGTTATTGGGATAAATATGCTTGAACAAATACTTATAAAAACACCGCTTATCTATTGGCAAGGGATGATGTATAAATTTTTTAAAGAAGGAAAAACTTATCCTGAACTTATACGCATAATGAGTAATATTATTGAGTTTAAAGATAATATTTATATAAACAATATTCAACAGGGAGAGATTTTCTTGAAAGTATTTAAACAATACTATAGAGAATTAGTTGCGAAAGAGAATTAA
- a CDS encoding DUF1648 domain-containing protein, with the protein MKKIDKKMLLFGILLCLLPMLIGFYYYDLLPDKIAIHFNMQGNPDNFVSKTWGIVGLPLVMGAVFLVLSIALDIQETGKKGASLVKMIIPIMSILLQGALIYYALDNNFDVGKLTLFTVGIIFMVLGNYLPKKEYWGKYNFNLCGLEKGLDEQKFIRIYSRFMVASGVLIFLSAFFDNRLGISIVIIFAILSAILPFYLAKKYRIKD; encoded by the coding sequence ATGAAAAAAATAGATAAGAAAATGTTACTATTTGGAATTTTATTATGTTTATTGCCGATGTTGATAGGATTTTATTATTATGATTTACTGCCTGATAAAATAGCAATTCACTTTAATATGCAAGGCAATCCTGATAACTTTGTTTCCAAAACTTGGGGTATTGTAGGTCTTCCGCTAGTAATGGGAGCAGTATTTTTAGTTTTATCTATTGCTTTAGATATTCAAGAGACTGGGAAAAAAGGTGCGTCTTTGGTAAAAATGATAATACCTATTATGAGTATTTTACTGCAAGGAGCATTAATCTATTACGCTCTTGATAATAATTTTGATGTAGGGAAACTAACATTGTTTACTGTAGGAATAATTTTTATGGTTTTAGGGAATTATTTACCTAAAAAAGAATACTGGGGTAAATATAATTTTAATCTTTGCGGTTTAGAAAAAGGATTAGATGAGCAAAAATTTATCCGCATATATTCAAGATTTATGGTTGCAAGTGGAGTTTTGATTTTCCTTAGTGCATTTTTTGATAATCGACTTGGGATAAGTATAGTTATAATTTTTGCAATTCTATCAGCGATTTTACCATTTTATTTAGCTAAAAAGTATAGAATTAAAGATTAG
- the tadA gene encoding tRNA adenosine(34) deaminase TadA: MKDHNYYMEMALEEARRAYQKGEVPVGAVLVIDDEVVAKAHNTREASQQALNHAEMLVIKGACEKIGFWRLDNSYLYTTVEPCVMCSGAIIQARVENVIYGAADVKYGCCGSCIDLVANNKFNHQAHIISGVLEEECAALMKDFFRELRDRKK; encoded by the coding sequence TTGAAAGATCATAATTATTATATGGAGATGGCATTGGAAGAAGCACGGCGTGCCTATCAAAAAGGAGAAGTACCTGTAGGAGCGGTTTTAGTTATAGATGATGAAGTAGTCGCAAAGGCTCATAATACTCGAGAAGCTAGTCAACAAGCACTAAATCATGCGGAGATGTTGGTTATAAAAGGAGCGTGCGAGAAAATAGGTTTTTGGAGATTGGATAATAGTTATCTTTATACGACAGTAGAGCCCTGTGTCATGTGTAGTGGAGCGATTATTCAAGCTCGAGTAGAAAATGTGATATACGGTGCAGCTGATGTTAAATATGGTTGTTGTGGCAGTTGTATTGATTTAGTTGCGAATAATAAATTTAACCATCAAGCTCATATAATTTCAGGAGTATTAGAAGAAGAGTGCGCAGCACTTATGAAAGATTTCTTTAGGGAACTACGTGATAGGAAAAAATAA
- a CDS encoding CapA family protein produces the protein MKKILLYILSIVSLCGVIFLGIYYLTLGDKEGGVLESKKKNPNVKTARVVANGDILCHDALYYTAKKGDGSYDFNQFFEYVKPWIEEADLAIGDFEGTISDKHPLAGYPLFNAPIEIADTIKDLGYDVVDLAHNHILDSGLYGVKYTAKTFKDRGLDVVGVHVDKKRSEDRVLIKEVNGIKIAILAYSYGYNGMDANLTREERNNYLADLDEEKMKEEIQRAEKEADVTIVMPQMGIEYELQPTEEQKVLYRKMIDWGADVIFGGHPHVVEPAEVLEKDGDKKFIIYSMGNFISNQRMERMDNKWPERGLLMDVTFEKSNDKTIIKTVKAHPTLVYSKLNGRCINSIALYDYKVMILEDFIVGGKHRDKLDEKMKKKVDIAYKEMMEHVNLKW, from the coding sequence ATGAAAAAGATATTGTTATATATATTGAGTATAGTAAGTTTGTGTGGAGTTATTTTTCTTGGTATTTATTATTTAACGTTAGGAGATAAAGAGGGGGGAGTTCTAGAAAGTAAAAAGAAAAATCCAAATGTGAAAACTGCTCGCGTGGTAGCTAATGGCGATATTCTTTGTCATGATGCACTTTATTATACTGCGAAAAAGGGTGATGGGAGTTATGATTTTAATCAATTTTTTGAGTACGTTAAACCATGGATAGAGGAAGCTGATTTAGCGATAGGAGATTTTGAGGGGACTATTAGCGATAAGCATCCGCTAGCTGGATATCCTTTGTTTAATGCTCCTATCGAAATAGCAGATACAATAAAAGATTTAGGGTATGATGTTGTCGATTTAGCTCATAATCATATATTAGATTCGGGGTTATATGGTGTGAAATATACAGCAAAAACCTTTAAAGATAGGGGGTTAGATGTTGTAGGTGTTCATGTTGATAAAAAGCGTTCAGAAGATAGAGTACTGATAAAAGAAGTTAATGGTATTAAAATAGCTATTTTGGCGTATTCTTATGGATATAATGGTATGGACGCAAATCTGACGAGGGAAGAACGAAATAATTATTTGGCAGACCTTGATGAAGAAAAAATGAAAGAAGAGATACAACGAGCTGAAAAAGAAGCGGATGTCACTATAGTAATGCCTCAGATGGGGATTGAGTATGAATTGCAGCCTACAGAAGAACAAAAAGTTCTTTATCGTAAGATGATAGATTGGGGAGCGGATGTAATTTTTGGAGGGCATCCTCATGTTGTTGAACCTGCAGAAGTTCTTGAAAAAGATGGGGATAAAAAATTTATAATTTATTCTATGGGGAATTTTATTTCTAATCAACGTATGGAGAGAATGGATAATAAATGGCCGGAGCGAGGGTTGTTAATGGATGTTACATTTGAAAAGTCTAATGATAAAACGATAATAAAAACTGTAAAAGCTCATCCAACGTTAGTTTATTCAAAACTTAATGGTAGATGTATAAATAGTATAGCTTTATATGATTATAAAGTTATGATATTAGAAGATTTTATTGTGGGTGGCAAGCATCGTGATAAGTTGGATGAAAAGATGAAGAAAAAAGTAGATATTGCTTATAAAGAGATGATGGAGCACGTGAATTTGAAGTGGTAA